One genomic segment of Novisyntrophococcus fermenticellae includes these proteins:
- a CDS encoding ABC transporter permease, with protein sequence MSRGFYLKLSLQNIKKNRKIYLPYLLMTTFITAMYYIIYSLSVNKGLDHMRGGASLRQMLGMGCGIVGFFALVFLFYINSFIMKRRKKEFGLYSILGMEKRHLGRVVLWETAIIGVFSIVMGILVGILLNKLIYLGLLNLFQAEISLGFEIAPSAVLAAVRWIGIIQILIFLNGLRQIWFLNPIELLHGENVGEREPKTKIIMAILGLLCLGAGYYLAVATVNPMAAIFILMIAILLVMAGTYLTFTAGSIALLKLLRKNKNYYYKTRHFVSVSGMIYRMKQNAVGLANVAILSTGVLLMISTTFSLYVDLNNIIENRYPRDIIVSGYRTTEDETDKVLQSFKDAANGLQLETENLFYYSDISMGGVLQGEELLTDLDSVYGLSNSDVRNIYILTLDDYNRINGENKNLEEGEVLVYSNRTPYKHQKVKLLGKTFTVKEHLKDFSQSSSMSSDVIDSLAMVVKNSEIKMELADLQQTVLDNTGNGGYSNNEGFYGIDVKGDKDQKALYQNRIKAELETLSSSYRIENKEAGRMDFLGTYSGLLFIGIFLSLLFIVATVLIIYYKQISEGYDDRGRFEIMQKVGMDKREIRRSINSQVLQVFFLPLVTAGIHTGFAFPIMRKLMLMLGLNNTDLYLAVTGICFLVFAVFYAMIYKMTARVYYKIVS encoded by the coding sequence ATGAGTAGAGGATTTTATTTAAAACTGTCTCTTCAGAATATCAAAAAAAACAGAAAGATATATCTGCCGTATCTGCTGATGACTACATTTATAACAGCTATGTATTACATTATCTATAGCCTGAGTGTGAACAAGGGACTGGACCATATGAGAGGAGGAGCCAGTCTGAGACAGATGCTTGGCATGGGCTGTGGAATTGTAGGATTTTTTGCACTGGTTTTCCTATTCTACATCAACAGCTTTATCATGAAGCGCAGGAAAAAAGAATTTGGGCTCTACAGTATTCTGGGCATGGAAAAACGCCACCTTGGAAGAGTTGTTTTATGGGAAACTGCAATCATCGGGGTTTTTAGTATTGTCATGGGTATTTTAGTGGGAATATTGTTGAATAAGCTGATTTACCTGGGGCTGCTTAATTTGTTTCAGGCAGAGATTTCCTTAGGCTTTGAGATTGCACCGTCGGCGGTTCTTGCTGCGGTCAGATGGATTGGAATTATCCAGATATTGATTTTTTTAAATGGTCTGCGTCAGATATGGTTCCTGAATCCTATAGAACTTCTTCATGGGGAAAATGTGGGGGAACGCGAACCGAAGACAAAAATTATTATGGCAATCCTGGGCCTTTTGTGTTTAGGCGCCGGATATTATCTTGCAGTGGCTACCGTCAATCCGATGGCTGCAATCTTTATACTGATGATTGCCATTTTACTGGTTATGGCAGGAACCTACCTTACGTTCACTGCAGGCAGCATTGCTCTTCTTAAACTTTTAAGAAAAAATAAAAACTACTACTATAAGACAAGGCATTTTGTATCTGTCTCCGGCATGATTTACCGAATGAAGCAAAATGCGGTAGGGCTTGCCAATGTTGCAATTTTGTCAACGGGGGTCCTCTTGATGATATCCACTACATTTTCGCTATATGTCGATTTAAATAATATCATAGAGAACCGATATCCAAGAGATATTATCGTGTCCGGCTATCGCACAACGGAGGATGAGACAGATAAGGTTTTACAGAGTTTTAAAGATGCTGCAAATGGCCTTCAACTGGAAACTGAAAACCTGTTTTACTATTCGGATATCTCTATGGGAGGGGTTTTACAGGGAGAGGAACTATTGACTGATTTGGATAGTGTATATGGATTATCGAATTCGGATGTCCGTAATATCTATATCCTGACACTGGATGATTATAATCGGATTAACGGGGAGAATAAGAATCTGGAGGAGGGAGAGGTTCTTGTCTACAGCAACAGAACACCCTACAAACATCAGAAGGTCAAATTGCTGGGAAAAACGTTTACAGTGAAAGAACATTTAAAAGATTTTTCTCAAAGCAGCAGTATGTCTTCGGATGTGATCGATTCACTTGCCATGGTGGTTAAGAATTCTGAGATAAAGATGGAACTGGCGGATCTGCAGCAAACCGTGTTGGACAATACAGGAAATGGTGGGTATTCTAATAATGAAGGGTTTTACGGAATTGATGTAAAAGGAGATAAGGACCAGAAAGCACTCTATCAGAATCGTATAAAAGCGGAACTGGAAACTCTTTCAAGCTCCTATCGGATTGAGAATAAAGAGGCAGGACGTATGGACTTCCTTGGCACGTACAGTGGTTTACTTTTCATAGGAATTTTCCTGAGCCTGCTCTTTATCGTGGCTACGGTTTTAATTATCTATTATAAGCAGATTTCCGAGGGTTATGATGACCGGGGAAGATTTGAAATTATGCAGAAAGTCGGGATGGATAAGCGAGAAATCCGCCGGTCAATTAATTCCCAGGTGCTGCAGGTATTCTTTCTTCCGCTGGTGACAGCCGGTATCCACACAGGATTTGCATTTCCGATTATGAGGAAACTGATGCTGATGCTGGGATTGAATAATACGGATCTGTATCTGGCAGTGACCGGAATATGTTTTTTAGTTTTCGCGGTATTCTATGCAATGATCTATAAAATGACAGCCAGGGTTTACTACAAAATTGTAAGTTAG
- a CDS encoding ABC transporter ATP-binding protein, translating to MALLQVKHVKKTYTTRFGGNQVQALSDVDFSVDKGEYVAVMGESGSGKTTLLNILATLDKPTVGEVWLDGKNMTAVPDKELAAFRRENLGFVFQDFNLLDTFSIRDNIFLPLVLAGMKYPEMEQRLKSLTEPLGINKLLDKFPYEVSGGQKQRAAVARALITNPQMIFADEPTGALDSKATDQLLSIFEEINRSGETILMVTHSTRAASHAGRVLFIKDGIVYHQIYKGDMNNEEMYESISNTLTLLSTGGRKHE from the coding sequence ATGGCACTTTTACAGGTGAAACATGTGAAAAAAACATATACCACACGCTTTGGAGGAAATCAGGTCCAGGCACTGAGCGATGTAGATTTCTCGGTGGATAAGGGCGAGTATGTGGCTGTTATGGGGGAAAGCGGATCTGGAAAAACGACCCTTTTGAATATACTTGCGACTCTGGACAAACCGACAGTCGGGGAGGTATGGCTGGATGGAAAGAACATGACGGCAGTGCCGGATAAAGAGCTGGCGGCTTTCCGCAGGGAAAATCTGGGCTTTGTATTTCAGGACTTTAACCTTCTGGATACATTCTCAATCCGGGATAATATCTTTCTTCCCCTGGTTTTAGCGGGAATGAAATACCCGGAGATGGAGCAGAGACTGAAAAGCTTGACAGAACCTCTTGGAATTAACAAACTGTTGGATAAATTCCCCTATGAAGTATCCGGAGGGCAGAAGCAGAGAGCAGCAGTTGCCCGGGCATTGATTACAAACCCGCAGATGATTTTTGCAGATGAGCCGACAGGAGCTTTGGATTCCAAAGCTACGGATCAGCTTTTATCCATATTTGAAGAGATTAACCGAAGCGGAGAGACGATTTTGATGGTAACGCACAGTACACGTGCGGCGAGCCACGCGGGACGGGTGTTATTCATCAAAGATGGAATCGTCTATCACCAGATATACAAAGGAGATATGAATAACGAAGAGATGTATGAAAGTATTTCCAATACGCTGACCCTGCTTTCGACAGGAGGCCGCAAACATGAGTAG
- a CDS encoding sensor histidine kinase, with translation MGGFLKQEWIVWIVDAFGTGLFFLLSAAYHVPPEVPLYTVILLQAGIASLEIFRYGRYRERCQMLTTACENAITCMSELPAPEHKVEELYLELIHVLNDRCVEDEQKFQERLEHADRYYTRWSHQIKTPIAGMRLLLEEDEVNRPALERELYRIEQYVEIVLQYQRINSVTQDLLIRRYSISDMIRQALKRTEALFVNKKVSLCLHNLEADVITDEKWFVFVIEQLISNAVKYTRKGEIRMYMAQGPLKLLIIEDTGIGIRKEDLPRIFEWGYTGQNGRLDKKATGVGLALCKDTMEMLGHGIGVESVLGKGTKVTLDLTQKKME, from the coding sequence ATGGGAGGATTTTTAAAACAGGAGTGGATTGTCTGGATTGTGGATGCTTTTGGAACGGGATTGTTTTTTCTTCTGTCTGCGGCATATCATGTTCCGCCGGAGGTTCCCCTTTATACCGTGATTCTTCTGCAGGCGGGTATTGCATCGCTGGAAATATTCCGCTATGGGAGGTACCGGGAACGCTGCCAGATGTTAACCACAGCCTGTGAGAATGCGATTACCTGCATGAGTGAACTGCCTGCGCCGGAGCACAAAGTTGAGGAACTGTATCTGGAGCTGATACATGTTTTGAATGACCGCTGTGTGGAGGATGAGCAGAAATTTCAGGAACGTCTGGAACATGCAGACCGGTATTATACCAGATGGTCTCATCAGATCAAAACTCCCATTGCAGGAATGCGGCTGCTTTTGGAAGAAGACGAGGTGAACAGACCCGCTCTGGAGAGAGAGCTATACCGGATTGAACAGTATGTGGAAATTGTGCTTCAGTATCAGAGGATAAATTCAGTGACTCAGGATCTTTTGATCCGGAGGTATTCGATTAGTGATATGATCCGGCAGGCCTTGAAAAGAACGGAGGCATTATTCGTAAATAAGAAGGTTTCACTGTGTCTTCATAATCTTGAAGCGGATGTAATCACAGATGAGAAGTGGTTCGTATTTGTAATTGAACAGCTGATCAGTAATGCGGTCAAATATACCCGCAAGGGAGAAATCCGCATGTATATGGCACAAGGTCCGCTAAAACTTCTGATTATCGAAGATACAGGTATTGGAATCCGAAAAGAGGATCTGCCCAGAATCTTTGAGTGGGGCTATACGGGACAGAACGGCAGACTGGATAAAAAAGCGACAGGTGTGGGGCTGGCTCTCTGTAAAGATACAATGGAGATGCTGGGGCATGGAATCGGCGTGGAGTCTGTCCTTGGAAAGGGGACAAAAGTAACTCTGGACCTGACGCAGAAAAAGATGGAGTGA
- a CDS encoding response regulator transcription factor, giving the protein MYKIMLVEDDLTITEVLERQLQKWGYLVSVTEDFSRVLEQFKEENPELVLMDIGLPSFNGYYWCQEIRKISKIPIIFISSASDDMNLVMAINMGADDFLAKPFKLEVITAKIQALLRRTYAFTTDTEVIKVRDITLSVTDNTISHGPENLELTRNEFRIIKLLMSQAGQIISREDMMQALWDTDHFIDDNTLTVNMARLRKRLEEIGVYNFIETKKGMGYRIAAEE; this is encoded by the coding sequence ATGTATAAAATTATGCTGGTAGAAGATGATCTGACAATTACGGAGGTTCTGGAGCGTCAGCTTCAAAAATGGGGTTACCTGGTTTCTGTAACAGAAGATTTCAGCAGGGTACTGGAACAATTTAAAGAAGAGAATCCGGAGCTGGTTTTGATGGATATTGGCCTGCCCAGTTTCAATGGTTATTACTGGTGTCAGGAGATTCGGAAAATCAGTAAAATACCGATTATCTTTATTTCTTCGGCCAGTGATGATATGAATCTGGTCATGGCAATTAATATGGGAGCAGATGATTTCCTTGCAAAGCCCTTTAAGCTGGAGGTGATTACTGCGAAGATTCAGGCACTTCTGCGCAGAACCTACGCATTTACCACGGATACTGAGGTTATAAAGGTCCGGGATATTACGTTATCTGTAACGGATAATACCATCAGCCATGGACCGGAAAATCTGGAACTGACCAGAAATGAGTTTCGGATTATAAAGCTTTTGATGAGTCAGGCAGGCCAGATCATATCCCGGGAGGATATGATGCAGGCACTGTGGGACACAGATCACTTTATTGATGATAATACCCTGACTGTCAATATGGCCAGACTCAGAAAACGGCTGGAGGAAATAGGTGTTTATAATTTCATCGAGACAAAGAAGGGGATGGGTTATCGGATTGCTGCGGAGGAATAG
- a CDS encoding SPFH domain-containing protein: MGLIRMAAGAVSGTLRDQTLEVFECGQMGDGVLMQPAVRVMRGGKNKGTENVISSGSTFNVARNQCAILVENGRVHDLVIGDENTEGQYRYDSTVEPSLLVGGFMELKPVMHQVWERFTAGGQSKNIMRLCYINLQEIRDNKIGLGNVPFRDSEFQITVKVQGFGRYSFQIKNPVAFFENVCNDPSRKVEREELTAQMKSEVLASMQPALGRIAAKGISYDMLINYPVQIAEELNKELDAKWEQLRGIVMVNLALESVTVDDASAEKISKLQEARAMGTNTAIAGGRLVNAQANAMESAASNSAGAMTGFMGFGMAGGNDAGANAMELMRQANQQQTSQSQKQEKEDGKISWDCVCGKTGNIGKFCPECGAPKPEIKNWFCTECGAKNSGRFCSECGARRP, encoded by the coding sequence ATGGGATTAATCAGAATGGCAGCAGGCGCTGTATCGGGAACGTTAAGAGATCAGACATTGGAAGTATTTGAGTGCGGACAGATGGGTGACGGTGTATTGATGCAGCCGGCAGTCAGGGTCATGCGCGGAGGAAAGAATAAAGGAACGGAGAATGTGATTTCAAGTGGTTCCACATTCAACGTGGCAAGAAATCAGTGTGCAATTCTTGTGGAGAACGGGAGAGTTCATGATTTAGTAATCGGGGATGAGAATACGGAAGGACAATACAGATATGACAGCACTGTGGAACCATCCCTTCTGGTGGGCGGATTCATGGAACTGAAACCCGTCATGCATCAGGTGTGGGAGAGATTTACGGCGGGCGGACAATCCAAAAATATCATGCGCCTGTGTTACATCAATCTTCAGGAAATCCGGGATAATAAAATCGGACTCGGAAATGTACCCTTCAGGGACAGTGAATTCCAGATTACAGTCAAGGTACAGGGATTTGGCAGATACTCCTTTCAAATCAAAAATCCCGTTGCATTTTTTGAAAATGTATGTAACGACCCCTCCAGAAAGGTGGAGAGGGAGGAACTGACGGCTCAGATGAAAAGTGAGGTGCTGGCATCTATGCAGCCGGCTTTGGGCAGGATTGCTGCGAAAGGGATTTCTTATGATATGCTGATTAATTATCCTGTGCAGATTGCAGAGGAGCTGAATAAAGAACTGGATGCCAAATGGGAACAGCTCCGGGGTATTGTTATGGTAAATCTTGCGCTCGAGAGCGTGACGGTGGACGATGCAAGCGCCGAAAAGATATCAAAGCTGCAGGAGGCTCGTGCCATGGGAACGAATACGGCCATCGCAGGAGGGAGACTGGTTAACGCGCAGGCAAATGCCATGGAGTCAGCAGCCTCTAATTCGGCGGGAGCTATGACCGGATTCATGGGTTTTGGAATGGCAGGGGGGAATGACGCCGGTGCGAATGCCATGGAACTGATGCGCCAGGCAAATCAACAGCAGACAAGTCAGAGCCAGAAACAGGAGAAAGAAGACGGGAAGATTTCCTGGGACTGTGTCTGTGGGAAGACCGGAAACATCGGAAAATTCTGCCCGGAATGCGGTGCACCTAAACCGGAGATCAAGAACTGGTTCTGCACGGAGTGCGGAGCCAAAAACAGCGGCAGGTTCTGTTCCGAATGCGGAGCCAGGCGTCCATAA
- a CDS encoding DUF1294 domain-containing protein, which yields MRFEKVLFVYLIVINMITFIIYGIDKRRARNHAWRIPEHTLLSMAALGGSVGALAGMGYFHHKTRHRKFTAGVPSFLAVHIILLILILAEPVSASANYKVTDTSRKVYDYAGLMTEEQGNSLETYADRLSERYGVDFVVVTITENNRVSAQDFADRFFDDNYFGQKSGKREYGKGDGMLFLIDMQNRDIALSTAGLLHRAMGDEEVDQLLDDAVGYMRSESYYEACKSALGNSAGAVDGYISSRNVMSIVVPVILAALLTAVTLGILVSFSKKSKPATEAGRFIVPNSLDIRHQNEIRTGTYTSVTPIPKSTQSGGGGGGGSHTSSGGASHGGGSRGF from the coding sequence ATGCGATTTGAAAAAGTATTATTTGTCTATTTAATCGTGATAAACATGATCACATTCATAATATATGGAATAGATAAAAGACGGGCAAGGAATCATGCCTGGCGAATTCCGGAGCATACACTGCTCAGTATGGCTGCTCTGGGCGGAAGTGTTGGCGCCCTTGCAGGAATGGGTTATTTTCACCATAAGACCCGCCATCGGAAGTTCACTGCAGGAGTGCCCTCCTTTCTTGCAGTACATATCATTCTGCTGATACTGATTCTGGCAGAGCCTGTATCAGCATCAGCGAATTACAAAGTCACGGACACATCCCGGAAAGTCTATGACTATGCCGGGCTTATGACGGAGGAACAGGGGAATTCACTGGAGACATATGCTGACCGGCTTTCGGAGAGATACGGTGTGGATTTTGTAGTCGTGACGATTACTGAGAATAACAGGGTCAGCGCTCAGGATTTTGCAGATCGTTTTTTTGACGACAACTATTTTGGACAGAAAAGCGGGAAAAGAGAGTATGGTAAGGGAGATGGCATGCTGTTCCTGATCGATATGCAAAACCGGGACATTGCACTTTCCACGGCCGGCTTGCTCCATCGGGCGATGGGGGATGAGGAGGTTGATCAGCTGCTGGACGATGCGGTGGGATATATGCGGTCGGAGAGCTATTATGAAGCCTGTAAGAGTGCACTGGGGAACAGTGCCGGGGCGGTAGATGGATACATATCTTCCAGAAATGTGATGAGTATTGTTGTTCCGGTGATTTTGGCGGCTCTGCTTACTGCGGTAACACTTGGTATACTGGTAAGCTTCAGTAAGAAGTCCAAACCTGCTACAGAAGCCGGGAGATTTATCGTACCGAATTCATTGGATATCCGGCATCAAAATGAGATAAGGACAGGAACTTATACAAGTGTTACTCCGATACCGAAATCCACCCAGAGTGGCGGCGGTGGAGGCGGCGGAAGCCATACCTCCAGCGGAGGTGCCTCTCATGGCGGAGGCAGCCGGGGTTTCTGA
- a CDS encoding CapA family protein codes for MDKRDRRKELRKAQRKREVRRNIIILCILTVLCITAIVILAAGLRKDRSPKTKQTLAEGNAGQPTPEADIITTPEPLAPTVITVSAAGDCTLGSDVNFEPSTSFVSKFHEVNDPGYFLANVRDIFASDDLTIVNLEGTLSNQGERADKQFAFRGDPSYTGILTSGSVEAVNLANNHSKDYGEQSYEDTIFHVESAGITSFGYERTALKEIKGVKVGLVGTYVLKDGIESKQGMLDNIQSLQEQGAQLIIASFHWGSEKEYTPDPVQKELAHAAIDAGAHLVLGHHPHVLQGVETYKDRYICYSLGNFCFGGNKNPSDKDTMIFRQTFTVTGDDVAADSVTEIIPCSISSVSSINNYQPTPAKDSEKERIQQKISSLEY; via the coding sequence ATGGATAAAAGGGACAGAAGAAAAGAGCTGCGTAAGGCGCAGAGGAAGAGAGAAGTTCGTAGAAATATCATAATTCTCTGTATACTGACTGTGCTTTGTATAACCGCAATTGTCATTCTGGCAGCCGGACTGCGTAAGGACAGGTCACCAAAGACAAAACAGACGCTTGCAGAGGGGAACGCCGGTCAGCCAACACCGGAAGCGGATATCATAACTACTCCGGAGCCCCTGGCTCCCACAGTCATCACGGTAAGTGCTGCAGGAGACTGTACACTTGGTTCGGATGTGAATTTCGAGCCTTCCACCAGTTTTGTTTCGAAGTTCCATGAAGTGAACGACCCAGGATATTTCCTGGCCAATGTACGCGATATTTTTGCATCCGATGATCTGACCATTGTGAATCTGGAAGGCACATTATCAAATCAGGGAGAACGTGCGGATAAGCAATTTGCTTTTCGGGGAGACCCTTCTTATACAGGGATTCTTACCAGTGGATCCGTGGAAGCTGTAAATCTGGCGAATAACCATAGTAAAGACTATGGGGAACAAAGTTACGAAGACACTATTTTTCATGTCGAATCAGCCGGTATCACCAGTTTTGGCTATGAGCGGACAGCATTAAAGGAAATCAAGGGTGTCAAAGTGGGGCTTGTAGGTACATATGTCCTGAAGGATGGGATTGAAAGTAAGCAGGGGATGCTGGATAATATCCAATCGCTTCAGGAACAGGGAGCACAGCTGATCATTGCCAGTTTCCATTGGGGATCGGAAAAAGAGTACACACCGGATCCGGTACAAAAAGAGCTTGCCCATGCGGCGATTGACGCCGGAGCGCATCTGGTGCTTGGGCATCATCCCCATGTTCTGCAGGGCGTGGAGACGTATAAGGATCGTTATATCTGTTATAGTCTTGGAAATTTCTGCTTCGGAGGCAACAAAAATCCTTCGGATAAAGACACCATGATTTTCCGGCAGACATTTACTGTGACCGGTGACGATGTGGCGGCGGACTCGGTGACGGAAATCATCCCATGCAGCATTTCATCTGTTTCGTCCATTAATAATTATCAGCCTACACCGGCAAAAGACAGTGAGAAAGAGAGAATTCAACAGAAGATAAGCAGTCTGGAGTATTAA
- a CDS encoding metal-dependent transcriptional regulator yields the protein MKIQESAENYLETILILSQRQPAVRSIDIATEMGFSKPSVSVAMKHLREADHITVDEDGHIKLTPSGLAIAAKIYERHTLISDVLVQLGVDPKVAAEDACRIEHVISSESFDAIKKHTKHA from the coding sequence TTGAAGATACAGGAATCTGCGGAAAATTATCTGGAGACTATTTTAATCTTAAGCCAGCGTCAGCCCGCTGTTCGGTCTATTGATATAGCAACTGAGATGGGTTTCTCAAAGCCCAGTGTCAGCGTTGCCATGAAGCATCTGAGAGAAGCTGATCATATTACAGTGGATGAAGACGGTCATATCAAGCTGACCCCATCCGGTCTGGCAATTGCGGCTAAAATCTACGAGCGCCATACTTTGATTTCTGATGTTCTGGTTCAGCTTGGCGTGGACCCAAAGGTTGCTGCTGAGGATGCATGCCGGATTGAACATGTAATCAGCTCCGAAAGCTTTGATGCCATTAAAAAACATACAAAACATGCTTAA
- a CDS encoding V-type ATP synthase subunit D, protein MAKTQVNPTRMELTRLKKKLVTASRGHKLLKDKRDELMRQFLNMVRENMELRKEVEAGIRAANKNFVIARAAMSEETLHTALMAPKQEVYLETEKKNVMSVELPVFEYRTRTADTNDIYAYGFAFTSGDLDDAVKSLADVLPQMLQLAEKEKDCQLMAAEIEKTRRRVNALEHVIIPETRENIRYITMKLDENERSSQIRLLKVKDMMLEKTHHYQE, encoded by the coding sequence ATGGCAAAGACTCAGGTAAACCCGACCCGCATGGAACTGACCAGACTAAAGAAAAAACTGGTCACTGCCAGCCGTGGCCATAAACTGCTGAAAGATAAGCGGGATGAGTTGATGCGCCAGTTTCTGAACATGGTCCGGGAAAACATGGAACTGAGAAAAGAGGTAGAAGCGGGCATCCGGGCTGCGAATAAAAATTTTGTCATTGCCAGAGCGGCCATGTCTGAGGAAACACTGCACACGGCATTGATGGCGCCAAAACAGGAGGTCTATCTGGAGACGGAGAAGAAAAATGTGATGAGTGTGGAGCTTCCTGTATTTGAGTATCGGACTCGTACTGCAGATACAAATGATATCTACGCCTATGGCTTTGCATTTACATCAGGAGATCTGGATGATGCAGTAAAGTCCCTGGCCGATGTGCTGCCACAGATGCTGCAATTGGCGGAAAAGGAAAAAGACTGCCAGCTGATGGCCGCTGAGATTGAGAAAACAAGGAGACGGGTAAATGCTCTGGAACATGTAATCATACCTGAAACGAGGGAAAATATCCGGTATATCACCATGAAGCTGGACGAGAATGAGAGAAGCTCACAGATTCGGCTCCTGAAGGTAAAAGATATGATGTTGGAGAAAACACATCATTACCAGGAATAA
- a CDS encoding V-type ATP synthase subunit B → MPKEYRTIQEVAGPLMLVRNVENVNYDELGEIELANGEKRRCKVLEVDGGTVLLQLFENSAGINLSNSKVRFLGRSMELGVSQDMLGRVFDGLGRPIDGGPEILPEERRDINGLPMNPAARNYPEEFIQTGISAIDGLNTLVRGQKLPIFSASGLPHAQLAAQIARQAKVRGKDEKFAVVFAAMGITFEESNFFIESFRETGAIDRTVLFVNLANDPAVERIATPRMALTAAEYLAFKEGMHVLVILTDITNYADALREVSAARKEVPGRRGYPGYMYTDLASLYERAGRQKGKKGSITMIPILTMPEDDKTHPIPDLTGYITEGQIILSRELYHKGVTPPIDVLPSLSRLKDKGIGEGKTREDHSNTMNQLFSAYARGKDAKELMVILGEAALSDTDLLYARFAEAFEKEYVNQGYTTNRSIEETLDTGWKLLGILPKSELKRIDDRLLEQYYVSDDSRSNGEG, encoded by the coding sequence ATGCCAAAGGAATATAGAACAATACAGGAAGTAGCCGGCCCGCTGATGCTGGTTCGAAATGTAGAGAATGTCAATTATGACGAGCTGGGAGAAATCGAACTTGCAAACGGAGAGAAACGCCGCTGTAAGGTCCTGGAGGTTGATGGGGGAACAGTGCTGTTGCAGCTGTTTGAAAACTCTGCGGGAATTAATCTCTCCAACAGTAAGGTAAGGTTTTTGGGGCGTTCTATGGAACTTGGAGTTTCCCAGGATATGTTGGGGCGAGTGTTTGACGGTCTGGGCCGGCCAATAGACGGAGGCCCCGAGATTTTACCTGAGGAGCGCCGGGATATTAACGGACTTCCCATGAATCCGGCAGCAAGAAACTATCCCGAAGAGTTTATACAGACAGGGATATCCGCAATTGACGGGTTAAATACACTGGTCAGGGGGCAGAAGCTTCCTATCTTCTCCGCATCAGGGCTGCCCCATGCACAGCTTGCGGCACAGATTGCCCGTCAGGCGAAGGTGCGGGGGAAAGACGAAAAGTTTGCAGTAGTATTTGCTGCCATGGGCATCACATTTGAAGAATCCAACTTTTTCATAGAAAGTTTCAGAGAAACAGGGGCCATTGACCGAACGGTTCTTTTTGTCAATCTGGCCAATGATCCTGCAGTAGAGCGTATTGCAACACCCAGAATGGCTTTGACAGCCGCTGAATATCTGGCATTTAAGGAAGGAATGCACGTACTGGTCATCCTGACTGATATTACGAATTATGCAGATGCACTTCGGGAAGTATCAGCCGCTCGTAAAGAGGTTCCGGGCCGCAGGGGATATCCCGGCTATATGTATACGGATCTGGCTTCTCTGTATGAACGGGCAGGGCGGCAGAAGGGGAAGAAGGGTTCTATAACCATGATTCCGATTCTCACGATGCCTGAGGATGACAAGACGCATCCCATCCCTGACCTGACCGGATATATCACAGAAGGTCAGATTATCTTAAGCCGGGAGCTGTACCATAAAGGTGTTACTCCGCCAATTGATGTACTTCCATCTCTGTCACGATTAAAGGACAAAGGGATTGGGGAAGGAAAAACCAGAGAAGACCATTCGAATACCATGAATCAATTGTTTTCCGCTTACGCACGGGGGAAAGACGCAAAGGAACTGATGGTAATTCTGGGTGAAGCGGCACTCTCTGATACGGATCTGCTATATGCCAGATTTGCAGAAGCATTTGAGAAGGAATACGTAAACCAGGGTTATACAACAAACCGCAGTATTGAAGAAACACTGGATACCGGCTGGAAGCTTTTGGGAATACTGCCAAAGAGTGAATTAAAGCGCATCGATGACAGGCTCCTGGAACAATATTATGTATCGGATGACAGCAGAAGTAACGGAGAGGGGTGA